A single genomic interval of Aureliella helgolandensis harbors:
- a CDS encoding endonuclease/exonuclease/phosphatase family protein, producing MMSHPMLQALLGCLLVVAQLISTTAAQSPPATQSADSLSKTDKPSIAILSYNVRYLNKGDGLDVWDNRRDKVVETIRRGELIGLQEVVAKQLEFVKLNTPSLEWYGVGRDDGTETGGEMTAIGWSKERFEVSDKGTFWLSETPETVGSRGWDAALPRVASWISLIDKQTQKPLLFVNTHFDHRGAEARKQSATLIRDWIATHRKSRPAVLVGDLNSLHDSEPLRALAAPPEDASSTLLDALSHSAHPPTGATGTFNSFKEISEGRRIDHVFFAGDVEVDSFQTLDPKTASGRFASDHQPLLVHVQLP from the coding sequence ATGATGTCCCATCCGATGCTCCAAGCCCTATTGGGTTGCCTTCTTGTAGTCGCACAACTCATATCGACGACCGCTGCGCAATCCCCGCCTGCAACGCAAAGTGCCGACAGTCTGTCGAAGACAGATAAGCCGTCCATTGCTATCCTCTCCTACAACGTTCGCTACTTGAACAAAGGAGACGGTCTCGACGTTTGGGACAATCGTCGTGATAAGGTTGTCGAAACCATCCGTCGCGGCGAACTGATTGGTTTACAGGAGGTTGTGGCCAAACAGCTTGAGTTCGTAAAGCTGAACACGCCCAGCCTGGAGTGGTACGGCGTGGGACGCGACGATGGGACAGAAACCGGCGGAGAAATGACCGCCATCGGTTGGAGTAAAGAACGCTTTGAAGTCTCCGATAAAGGGACGTTCTGGTTGAGCGAAACGCCGGAGACGGTTGGCAGCCGAGGTTGGGATGCTGCTCTCCCGCGCGTTGCAAGCTGGATTTCGCTGATCGATAAGCAGACTCAGAAACCACTGCTATTCGTAAATACCCACTTCGACCATCGCGGTGCAGAAGCTCGTAAACAATCGGCAACTCTGATTCGCGACTGGATTGCGACCCACCGCAAATCGCGTCCCGCTGTTTTGGTCGGTGACCTTAACTCTTTGCACGATTCCGAACCACTGCGTGCCCTGGCGGCCCCACCGGAAGACGCAAGCTCAACGCTGTTGGATGCGCTCTCCCACAGTGCTCATCCACCCACCGGAGCAACTGGCACGTTCAACAGCTTTAAAGAGATCAGCGAAGGACGCCGAATTGATCATGTGTTTTTTGCGGGAGACGTCGAGGTTGACTCGTTTCAGACGCTGGATCCCAAGACCGCCAGCGGACGATTCGCCAGCGATCACCAGCCGCTACTGGTGCACGTCCAACTTCCCTAA
- a CDS encoding ATP-dependent zinc protease family protein, with amino-acid sequence MNVPGEIQEPQLTIGWREFVTLPELGIRNIKVKVDTGARSSSLHAYDIEPFQHEGREFIRFKVHPRQRSESKVVETEAPLLEYRHVRSSSGESAERPVILTQVRLFGRAWQIELTLANRDSMGFRMLLGREAIRGSCLVDSGRSYLAGIPKRKRKKQNPD; translated from the coding sequence ATGAATGTTCCAGGGGAAATCCAGGAGCCACAGCTAACGATTGGCTGGCGTGAGTTTGTCACGCTGCCGGAGCTCGGGATTCGGAATATCAAAGTCAAAGTTGACACCGGTGCCAGGTCGTCCAGCCTGCACGCTTACGACATCGAGCCCTTTCAACACGAAGGCCGAGAATTCATTCGGTTCAAAGTGCATCCACGCCAAAGAAGTGAGTCGAAAGTTGTCGAAACCGAGGCTCCCCTGCTCGAGTACCGACACGTTCGAAGTTCCAGCGGTGAATCCGCCGAAAGACCCGTGATCTTAACCCAAGTGCGTTTATTCGGCCGGGCTTGGCAGATAGAATTAACGCTCGCCAATCGCGACTCAATGGGATTCCGCATGCTGCTCGGGCGAGAGGCGATTCGGGGGAGCTGCCTGGTGGATTCGGGGAGGTCCTATCTCGCAGGTATCCCCAAACGCAAACGTAAAAAACAAAATCCAGATTGA
- the ispG gene encoding (E)-4-hydroxy-3-methylbut-2-enyl-diphosphate synthase — translation MRISRNPTRSVRIGSIEIGAAHPISVQSMTATHTQNIDATVGQVNALHAAGADIVRIAVDSDKDAAALAEIRAQTSANLSVDLQENYRLAAKVAPHVDKIRYNPGHLYHHEKSRPWQEKVAFIANVAQEHDCAIRIGVNCGSIDPAKKSKFDPADAIGPILESGLEHCEYLEELGFTRFVVSMKDSDPSQVVTINQQFAARRPDIPLHLGVTEAGLPPDGIIKTRIAFEQLIGRGIGDTIRVSLTVPNPRKPEEIQAGRSILDDIYAGRLRSVVALDPTALNIISCPSCSRVENEAFVELAQDVKEMTQYAKNHAITIAVMGCRVNGPGETDDADLGLWCGPTRVNLKKGEESLGAFPYDEILGKLKAELDKIIAQREAVSQTSPIPK, via the coding sequence ATCGATGCCACGGTCGGTCAGGTCAACGCACTTCACGCCGCCGGTGCTGATATCGTCCGCATTGCCGTAGATAGCGACAAAGATGCTGCCGCGCTGGCTGAGATCCGCGCTCAAACGTCAGCCAACCTCTCAGTCGACCTTCAAGAAAACTATCGCCTCGCCGCGAAGGTCGCGCCCCACGTCGACAAGATCCGATATAACCCGGGACACCTGTATCACCACGAGAAGTCTCGTCCCTGGCAAGAAAAAGTCGCGTTCATCGCCAACGTGGCTCAAGAGCATGACTGCGCGATCCGCATTGGCGTCAACTGCGGCAGTATCGATCCCGCCAAAAAATCGAAATTCGATCCTGCCGACGCGATTGGCCCCATTTTGGAAAGTGGTCTGGAACACTGCGAGTACCTGGAGGAGCTGGGGTTCACCCGCTTCGTCGTCTCGATGAAAGACAGCGATCCGTCGCAAGTCGTTACCATCAACCAGCAATTTGCAGCTCGGCGACCAGACATCCCGCTCCATTTGGGCGTCACCGAAGCAGGTTTGCCGCCCGATGGAATCATCAAAACGCGAATTGCGTTCGAACAGCTTATTGGACGAGGCATTGGCGATACCATTCGCGTCTCACTGACTGTGCCCAACCCACGCAAGCCGGAAGAGATCCAAGCCGGTCGAAGTATCCTCGACGATATCTACGCTGGCAGATTAAGAAGTGTCGTCGCACTCGATCCCACGGCGCTGAATATCATCTCATGCCCGAGCTGCTCTCGCGTAGAAAACGAAGCCTTCGTGGAATTGGCACAGGATGTCAAGGAGATGACGCAGTATGCCAAGAATCACGCAATTACCATCGCTGTCATGGGGTGCCGAGTCAACGGACCCGGTGAAACGGATGACGCCGATCTCGGTCTGTGGTGCGGCCCCACACGCGTCAACCTCAAGAAGGGCGAGGAATCCTTAGGGGCGTTTCCCTACGATGAAATCCTGGGCAAGCTCAAAGCTGAATTGGACAAGATCATTGCCCAACGCGAGGCAGTCTCCCAGACCTCCCCCATCCCTAAATAG